One stretch of Actinomycetota bacterium DNA includes these proteins:
- a CDS encoding Lrp/AsnC ligand binding domain-containing protein codes for MVKAYVMITAEAGEAAKVVEATRKIAGVKSVDGVTGPYDAIAFVEAENFDDMGGLIVSKIQKIKGVIRTLTCIVVQF; via the coding sequence ATGGTCAAAGCATATGTCATGATCACGGCCGAGGCCGGTGAGGCCGCCAAGGTGGTCGAGGCGACCCGAAAGATCGCCGGCGTCAAATCGGTTGATGGGGTTACCGGCCCCTACGACGCTATCGCATTCGTCGAAGCCGAAAACTTCGATGATATGGGCGGCCTGATAGTCTCGAAGATACAGAAGATAAAAGGGGTCATCCGCACCTTAACCTGCATCGTCGTCCAATTCTAA
- the selB gene encoding selenocysteine-specific translation elongation factor encodes MKKIIIGTAGHIDHGKTTLIKALTGVDTDRLAEEKRRGISIDLGFTQFKLPSGVIIGIVDVPGHEKFVKNMLAGATGIDLLLLVVATDDGVMPQTREHLAIAGILNVKRAIVALTKADLVDPAWLDMVRSEVVKFLCGTNFEGSPIIAVSSVSGLGLNELVGEIEGVVGEIEERDSSGRIRLPIDRVFTIKGAGTVVTGTLWSGRIGLEDQLVILPRGLSVRVRGLNVHNRRVKEAFAGQRVAVNLAGVDPSRLSRGDTLLEAGYLKETDLFDAKFHLLADAVKPLKNGSRVRIYHGTREVLARIKLLEPGEIAPSSGGLVRFELESPLVLKLGDRYIVRRYSPVHTIGGGSVLDPAPKRGRRLKTALLARLKVIEGGEAKAIIEVILRESNGPLGKKDIMAEGDILEGDLEVALTLLEKKGKVTRIAGDKGPLYLTSAMYNETRERVASALRDFHTKNPLSAGMKREALKVEAMAGFGSKEADAFLTELKERAAVVLSGDVVKDALVKEALDESSEEKMEEVFFLIKDGGLAPPTLSELEGASKAMAAELKEYLRILTSAGRVVRIRHDLFYEADSLSMIEAGLIAHLKEHGRVGPADFREIFGISRKYILPLLEFFDAKKLTKRVGNDRILR; translated from the coding sequence TTGAAGAAGATAATCATCGGAACCGCAGGCCACATAGACCACGGCAAGACCACCCTCATAAAGGCCCTAACCGGCGTCGATACCGACCGCCTGGCCGAAGAGAAGCGGCGGGGCATCTCGATAGATCTCGGGTTCACCCAATTTAAGTTGCCAAGCGGTGTGATCATTGGCATAGTCGACGTACCAGGTCACGAGAAATTCGTCAAGAATATGCTGGCCGGGGCGACCGGCATCGACCTTCTTCTGCTGGTCGTCGCCACCGATGACGGCGTGATGCCTCAGACCAGAGAGCATCTGGCCATCGCCGGTATCTTGAACGTGAAGAGGGCTATCGTCGCCCTGACCAAGGCCGATCTCGTCGATCCCGCCTGGCTCGACATGGTTCGCTCAGAGGTTGTAAAGTTTCTTTGCGGGACCAATTTTGAGGGCTCTCCCATCATAGCCGTCTCCTCGGTTAGCGGTTTGGGTCTAAATGAGCTGGTTGGCGAGATAGAAGGAGTCGTGGGGGAGATTGAAGAGAGGGATTCATCTGGTAGGATAAGGCTTCCCATAGACAGGGTCTTTACCATAAAGGGGGCCGGAACGGTTGTGACCGGAACTCTCTGGTCGGGCCGGATCGGACTGGAGGATCAGCTCGTAATCCTGCCAAGGGGTTTAAGCGTTAGGGTGCGGGGGCTCAATGTCCACAATCGCCGCGTAAAAGAGGCCTTCGCTGGTCAGCGGGTAGCGGTAAATTTGGCCGGAGTCGATCCAAGTCGCCTCTCTCGGGGAGACACCCTCCTTGAGGCGGGATACTTAAAGGAGACGGATCTATTCGACGCCAAATTCCATCTTTTGGCCGATGCGGTAAAGCCGCTCAAAAATGGAAGCCGGGTCAGGATCTATCATGGGACCAGGGAGGTTCTGGCTAGGATAAAACTGCTTGAGCCAGGAGAGATCGCACCATCCAGCGGCGGCTTAGTCAGGTTCGAACTGGAATCGCCACTCGTCCTTAAGCTCGGCGATAGGTATATAGTGAGGAGATATTCACCCGTCCATACCATCGGCGGCGGCAGCGTCCTAGATCCCGCTCCCAAGAGGGGGCGCCGCTTAAAGACGGCTCTCCTTGCCAGGCTGAAAGTCATCGAAGGGGGCGAGGCCAAGGCCATCATCGAGGTGATCTTGAGAGAGTCAAATGGTCCGCTTGGCAAAAAGGATATCATGGCCGAAGGCGACATCTTAGAAGGCGACTTGGAGGTCGCCCTGACCCTCCTTGAAAAAAAGGGAAAGGTCACCCGGATCGCCGGCGACAAGGGACCGCTCTATCTCACCTCTGCCATGTATAATGAGACCAGAGAGAGGGTGGCGTCAGCTCTAAGGGATTTTCATACCAAGAATCCCTTAAGCGCGGGGATGAAGAGGGAGGCCCTCAAGGTCGAGGCGATGGCCGGCTTTGGTTCCAAGGAGGCAGACGCCTTTCTGACCGAGCTCAAAGAGAGGGCAGCGGTTGTCCTAAGCGGCGATGTGGTCAAAGATGCTCTGGTCAAAGAGGCGCTGGACGAATCGAGCGAAGAGAAGATGGAAGAGGTATTCTTCCTCATCAAAGATGGCGGGCTGGCTCCTCCGACTCTGTCCGAGCTGGAAGGCGCAAGCAAGGCTATGGCCGCTGAGCTCAAGGAATACTTACGGATATTGACTTCAGCGGGCCGGGTTGTAAGAATAAGACATGATCTCTTCTACGAGGCGGACTCGCTCTCTATGATAGAAGCCGGTCTCATAGCCCATCTAAAAGAGCACGGCCGAGTGGGTCCGGCCGATTTCAGAGAGATCTTTGGGATAAGCCGCAAATATATCCTTCCACTCCTTGAGTTCTTCGATGCGAAAAAGCTTACCAAGCGGGTCGGAAACGATAGGATCTTGAGATAG
- a CDS encoding diguanylate cyclase — protein sequence MEIKPDHYRLTILSAAAALVIMIEYILHFTYKLELFSANLLFIPIVIAAYWWGFSGGFATGLIFAALHIILELLLAREPNFTWIMVMILRSSVFVIVGCLSGLFEKERIMTILKLTQKEEELDRSREVLQDWSKLLEQRLNEKTEEIFTLYKISKETSTAMDLKLLLKRVLEIIMPIIDADVGAILLIDSENLVKCWEERGCTNRNCPVFKSTNLKCWAASSRSVAKEAGYKTKLKRCVKCDIFKNLELKPVATFGLDKRVAAGFKTKLGDSLLGEAILEGKPVIEQVKDIEGDNGLLDIYIDDIKSIDLDVLKNLHRVLEGDLDHATSDAILVADESGIHLPRTHVILPLFSEGEILGVLYFANTQSREYREDIIEMLTTVADRIAVAIDNAQLHKEAKTLTMTDDLTGLFNFRYFQDQLKKELARSNRYKRPVSLIILDIDRFKHYNDTYGHWAGNLAIKGLSVLLIEGIREKIDIAARYGGEEFCLILPETGKEAAMEISERIRAAVEANDFDKEGLKIGSKLTVSIGVATYPFDADDVDYFIKAADKALYKAKQTGRNRVVSARKKRVKVEPDKERG from the coding sequence TTGGAAATAAAACCAGATCACTACAGGTTAACAATCCTTTCCGCTGCGGCCGCCTTGGTCATTATGATCGAATATATCCTCCACTTCACATACAAACTCGAACTCTTCAGCGCAAATCTTCTCTTCATCCCCATAGTCATAGCCGCCTACTGGTGGGGCTTTTCGGGAGGTTTTGCGACCGGTCTCATCTTTGCCGCCCTTCACATCATATTAGAGTTACTTCTGGCCAGAGAGCCCAATTTCACCTGGATAATGGTGATGATCCTTCGGAGCTCGGTCTTTGTGATCGTGGGCTGTTTAAGCGGCCTCTTCGAAAAGGAGAGGATTATGACCATCTTAAAACTCACTCAGAAAGAGGAAGAACTGGATAGATCGAGGGAGGTCCTTCAGGATTGGAGCAAGCTGCTCGAGCAGAGGCTTAACGAGAAGACCGAGGAGATATTCACCCTCTACAAGATCAGCAAGGAGACCTCGACCGCCATGGACCTTAAGCTCCTACTCAAGAGGGTCCTGGAGATAATAATGCCCATAATCGACGCCGATGTCGGAGCCATCCTCCTCATCGATTCCGAAAATCTGGTCAAATGCTGGGAGGAGAGGGGCTGCACCAACAGAAATTGCCCCGTCTTCAAATCCACCAATTTAAAGTGCTGGGCGGCCAGTAGCAGAAGCGTGGCAAAGGAGGCTGGCTACAAGACCAAACTGAAGCGCTGCGTAAAGTGCGACATCTTTAAGAATCTCGAATTGAAACCGGTGGCGACCTTTGGTCTGGACAAGAGGGTGGCCGCGGGCTTCAAGACCAAGCTGGGCGATAGCCTTTTGGGAGAGGCCATCCTCGAGGGCAAACCCGTGATCGAACAGGTTAAAGACATCGAAGGCGATAACGGTCTCCTCGACATCTACATCGACGACATAAAATCGATAGATTTGGATGTCCTCAAAAACCTGCATCGGGTGCTGGAGGGTGACTTAGATCACGCAACCAGCGACGCCATCCTTGTCGCCGACGAGTCGGGCATTCATCTTCCAAGGACCCATGTCATCCTACCCCTATTTTCGGAGGGCGAGATATTGGGCGTCCTCTACTTCGCCAACACCCAATCCAGGGAGTATCGGGAGGATATCATCGAGATGCTGACCACCGTGGCCGACCGGATAGCCGTGGCCATCGATAACGCCCAGCTTCACAAGGAGGCCAAGACCCTGACCATGACGGACGATCTTACCGGCCTTTTCAACTTCCGCTACTTCCAGGATCAACTGAAGAAGGAACTCGCCAGGTCCAACCGGTACAAGAGACCTGTCTCTCTTATAATCTTAGATATTGACAGGTTCAAGCATTACAACGATACCTACGGCCACTGGGCGGGTAACCTGGCCATCAAGGGCCTCTCGGTCCTACTCATCGAGGGCATCAGGGAGAAGATAGACATCGCGGCCAGATACGGCGGAGAAGAGTTCTGTCTGATCCTTCCCGAAACCGGTAAAGAGGCCGCCATGGAGATATCCGAGAGGATCAGAGCCGCAGTCGAGGCCAACGACTTTGATAAAGAGGGCTTAAAGATCGGCTCAAAACTTACGGTTAGCATCGGGGTTGCGACCTATCCCTTCGATGCCGACGACGTCGATTACTTCATCAAGGCGGCCGACAAGGCTCTCTATAAGGCCAAACAGACCGGAAGGAACAGGGTGGTAAGCGCTAGGAAGAAGAGGGTCAAGGTTGAGCCGGATAAAGAGCGGGGATAA
- a CDS encoding diguanylate cyclase, translated as MGYFQEKSEIITNINWLIRLRWIASFSIFTLIVLSQFFITESALITQFILLLIAVILHNLVVSYLTQRLQKDFTKEGARSLSVFQASIDLLMVIFLIHLSGGIESIFLYFLVFQMIIAGIMLPKKEAYLQALLASVLCVSMFFAEHFRLIGHLHVITSNLPLHGLHADRTYLLIKSVEFPIILMVTTYLADYLSTMLRTKQEGIKELTTLINIGKFLSSSLDLDETLNIILDTAIAEAGTSAGSVALYDEEEDELTLKAAKGFSKSFIKKTHKWRLRPGGMTEAIVKNKKTFVIEDVSKEFVFTNPIGIDEGIAALIAVPLVTEDNVIGVLYVDDFKPRKFTESEVRMVSLFATQAAIAIANAQLHEQTRNLAIRDGLTGLFNHRHFRNTLEKEIKRSDRYHHPLALTMMDIDNFKGYNDSHGHLEGDDLLRSVADLLSKHARQIDIVARYGGDEFSIISPVTEKERVIEMVKRIDQEIVEKFFKVNKGYELVGMSYGVASFPQDAKDADELIKKADLALYEAKRSKRKRIAVYNPAKYD; from the coding sequence ATGGGTTATTTCCAAGAGAAGTCCGAGATCATCACCAATATCAATTGGCTCATCAGGTTGAGATGGATCGCATCCTTCTCGATATTCACTTTAATTGTCTTGTCCCAGTTCTTTATAACAGAGTCTGCGCTGATAACCCAGTTCATCCTGCTTCTTATCGCCGTCATCCTTCATAACTTGGTAGTATCCTATCTTACCCAGAGGCTTCAAAAGGACTTTACGAAAGAGGGAGCGAGGAGCCTTTCCGTCTTTCAGGCATCGATCGATCTTTTGATGGTGATCTTCCTGATCCACCTCTCCGGCGGCATCGAGAGCATCTTTCTCTACTTTTTGGTCTTTCAGATGATAATCGCCGGCATAATGCTGCCGAAAAAAGAGGCTTACCTTCAAGCCCTTTTAGCTTCCGTCCTCTGCGTCTCAATGTTCTTTGCCGAGCACTTCCGACTCATTGGCCACCTTCATGTCATAACTTCGAACCTTCCTCTGCATGGCCTCCATGCGGACCGCACCTATCTTCTGATAAAGTCGGTAGAATTTCCCATTATTCTTATGGTCACCACCTACTTGGCCGACTATCTCTCCACCATGCTCAGAACGAAGCAGGAGGGGATCAAGGAGCTGACCACCCTGATAAATATCGGCAAATTTTTGAGCTCCAGCCTGGATCTGGATGAGACCTTGAATATCATCTTGGATACGGCCATAGCCGAGGCGGGAACCAGCGCGGGAAGCGTCGCTCTCTACGATGAGGAGGAGGACGAGCTGACTTTGAAGGCGGCCAAGGGTTTCAGCAAGAGCTTTATCAAAAAAACCCATAAGTGGCGGCTAAGGCCGGGCGGGATGACCGAGGCCATCGTCAAGAACAAGAAGACCTTCGTTATTGAGGATGTCTCCAAGGAGTTCGTCTTCACCAACCCCATCGGTATCGATGAGGGTATAGCGGCCCTGATAGCCGTGCCCCTGGTCACCGAGGATAACGTGATCGGCGTCCTATACGTCGATGACTTTAAGCCACGCAAGTTTACCGAGAGCGAGGTCAGGATGGTCTCCCTCTTCGCCACCCAGGCGGCCATCGCCATCGCCAACGCTCAGCTTCACGAGCAGACCAGGAATCTGGCCATACGGGACGGGTTGACCGGTCTATTTAATCACCGTCATTTCAGGAATACCTTGGAGAAGGAGATCAAAAGGTCCGACCGCTATCACCACCCCCTTGCGCTGACCATGATGGATATCGATAACTTCAAGGGATACAATGATAGCCACGGTCATCTGGAGGGCGACGACCTCCTTAGGTCGGTGGCCGATCTTCTCTCCAAGCACGCCCGTCAGATAGATATCGTGGCCCGCTATGGCGGGGATGAATTCTCGATAATCTCGCCGGTCACCGAGAAGGAGCGGGTCATCGAGATGGTTAAGAGGATAGACCAAGAGATAGTTGAGAAATTCTTCAAAGTCAACAAGGGCTATGAATTGGTCGGGATGAGCTATGGTGTGGCCTCCTTCCCTCAAGATGCCAAGGACGCCGATGAGCTGATCAAGAAGGCCGATCTCGCTCTCTACGAGGCCAAGAGATCCAAGAGGAAGCGGATCGCCGTCTACAACCCCGCCAAATACGATTGA
- the selA gene encoding L-seryl-tRNA(Sec) selenium transferase has product MVEREEYLRSISPVDEVLALAAVEELAENNPKAVVTQAVRTVLAELRRSILEAKDEERLKALSLEPADLVPLITDLVSEVMSPSLRRVINATGVVVHTNLGRSILSPLAVDAVLSVASNYSTLEFDLKEGKRSNRQVHIEDLLVTITGAESAMAVNNNAAAVFLALSALANGKEVIISRGELVEIGGSFRIPDVMVAGGAILCEVGTTNKTHLKDFDGAIGPETALLLKVHTSNFAMRGFTAEVPLKELVELGAKKNIPVMHDLGSGVLIDLAQYGLSYEPGVKESVLAGADIITFSGDKLLGGPQAGLIVGKKDFIERLKGHPLARALRLDKMTLAALEETLRLYLDPAQAIKEIPTLNMMLTPQAELKKRADGLAKRLREVGAGRLNAQVMADHSKVGGGALPLEELPTFVVSAAAESLSAAAFEAALRRAETPVIVRVKDERVIFDVRTIQRSEIAEIAEAVQSILNL; this is encoded by the coding sequence ATGGTTGAGAGAGAAGAGTATCTAAGAAGCATATCCCCGGTCGATGAGGTCTTGGCCCTTGCGGCTGTCGAGGAGCTGGCCGAAAACAACCCCAAGGCGGTCGTGACCCAGGCGGTCCGCACGGTCCTTGCCGAGCTTCGGCGCTCCATTTTGGAGGCCAAAGACGAGGAGAGACTGAAAGCCCTCTCCCTGGAGCCGGCCGATCTCGTCCCCTTGATAACCGATCTCGTATCCGAGGTCATGTCGCCCTCGCTAAGAAGGGTCATCAACGCGACCGGTGTTGTCGTCCATACCAATCTGGGCCGCTCCATCCTCTCGCCGCTGGCCGTCGATGCGGTCTTGAGCGTTGCCAGCAATTACTCTACTCTGGAATTTGATCTCAAGGAGGGCAAAAGGAGCAACCGCCAGGTCCATATCGAAGACCTTTTGGTCACCATAACCGGGGCGGAAAGCGCCATGGCCGTCAACAACAACGCAGCCGCCGTCTTTCTGGCCTTGAGCGCCTTGGCCAATGGTAAAGAGGTCATAATTTCGCGGGGCGAACTCGTCGAGATCGGCGGCTCCTTTAGGATACCTGATGTCATGGTCGCCGGAGGCGCGATCCTCTGCGAGGTCGGCACGACCAATAAGACCCATTTGAAGGATTTTGACGGGGCCATCGGGCCTGAGACGGCCCTTCTCCTCAAGGTCCATACCAGCAACTTTGCGATGAGGGGCTTTACGGCCGAGGTTCCGCTCAAAGAACTGGTTGAATTGGGCGCTAAGAAGAATATCCCGGTCATGCACGATCTGGGAAGCGGGGTCCTGATCGATCTCGCTCAATACGGCTTGAGTTACGAGCCGGGAGTCAAAGAGTCGGTTCTGGCCGGAGCTGACATAATAACCTTCAGCGGCGACAAACTTCTGGGCGGGCCGCAGGCCGGTCTCATCGTCGGCAAGAAGGATTTCATCGAGCGCCTCAAGGGCCATCCCTTGGCACGGGCCTTGCGCTTGGATAAGATGACCCTGGCCGCCTTAGAGGAGACACTTCGCCTCTATCTCGATCCTGCCCAAGCGATCAAAGAGATCCCGACCTTGAATATGATGCTCACCCCCCAAGCCGAGCTCAAGAAGAGGGCCGATGGTCTGGCCAAGAGACTGAGAGAGGTCGGCGCGGGCCGCCTTAATGCTCAGGTCATGGCCGATCACTCCAAGGTGGGCGGGGGAGCCCTTCCCTTGGAGGAGCTGCCGACCTTCGTCGTTTCTGCCGCGGCCGAGTCACTTTCGGCCGCGGCCTTCGAGGCGGCCCTTCGAAGGGCCGAGACGCCCGTAATAGTCAGAGTTAAGGATGAGCGGGTCATCTTCGACGTAAGGACGATCCAGAGGAGCGAGATAGCCGAGATAGCCGAGGCCGTCCAAAGCATCTTGAATCTTTAA
- a CDS encoding N-acetylmuramoyl-L-alanine amidase has protein sequence MRLIKLGSRGKEVEDIQSKLAKLDYDVEPAEGQALFDEKTLVAVKTFQQDRGLVVDGIVGEETWRELVEANLRLGDRLLYLKSPYLRGDDVRQLQKWLNRLGFSTGAVDGIFGPTTEAALIEFQKNLNLAPDGMVGRATMEAFHNLRSILDAEYKIAFPWEDRLKGASAISLLGELKVAVDFGHGYPPDPGAVGPSGLKESEAAEDLGLRLGALLTMFGSRVIYTREVGQFVGLSERAALANRKGADIFISFHLNGSTNPKAEGTSTYYFAGGDQYSRAGRDLATNIHNELLVALGRPDDRIHGKNFSVLRETKMPAVLLEPLFITNPHEEALLADEKVRQRIAVAVFDGVKKYLNS, from the coding sequence ATGAGGCTTATTAAGCTTGGGAGCAGAGGCAAAGAGGTTGAAGATATCCAGTCCAAACTCGCGAAACTGGATTATGATGTCGAACCGGCCGAAGGTCAGGCCCTCTTTGATGAGAAGACCCTGGTGGCCGTCAAGACCTTTCAGCAAGATAGGGGTCTTGTGGTCGACGGCATTGTCGGTGAGGAGACCTGGCGTGAACTCGTGGAAGCCAACCTGAGGCTGGGCGATCGCCTTCTCTATCTCAAATCCCCCTATCTGAGGGGAGATGATGTCCGCCAGCTCCAGAAGTGGCTCAATCGCCTTGGGTTTTCGACCGGAGCCGTCGATGGCATATTTGGTCCAACCACCGAAGCGGCCTTGATCGAATTCCAGAAGAACTTAAACCTCGCTCCCGACGGGATGGTCGGCCGGGCGACCATGGAGGCTTTCCATAACCTAAGGAGCATATTGGACGCCGAATATAAGATCGCCTTTCCCTGGGAGGACAGGCTGAAAGGGGCTTCAGCCATCTCTCTTCTCGGCGAGCTGAAGGTGGCGGTCGATTTTGGGCACGGCTATCCGCCCGACCCGGGAGCCGTCGGGCCGAGCGGACTCAAAGAGAGCGAGGCGGCCGAGGATCTGGGCCTCCGCCTTGGGGCTCTCCTTACCATGTTCGGAAGCAGGGTCATCTACACCAGAGAGGTCGGCCAGTTTGTCGGCCTCTCCGAGCGAGCGGCCCTTGCCAATCGCAAGGGGGCCGATATCTTCATAAGCTTCCACTTGAATGGCTCGACCAACCCCAAGGCGGAGGGGACGAGCACCTACTATTTCGCTGGCGGCGACCAATACTCCAGAGCCGGCAGGGATCTAGCGACCAACATACATAACGAATTGCTTGTGGCCCTGGGCAGACCGGACGACCGCATCCACGGTAAAAATTTCTCCGTCCTTCGCGAGACTAAGATGCCGGCCGTCCTTCTGGAGCCGCTCTTCATCACCAACCCTCACGAGGAGGCTCTTCTTGCCGATGAGAAGGTTCGCCAAAGGATCGCTGTGGCCGTCTTCGACGGGGTCAAGAAGTATCTCAATTCCTAA
- a CDS encoding CapA family protein, translating into MKRNLTYLVGVGIIAVAVAALFILVPWLSQIFEAKAVSDIAATPSGQMETDEEAPQRDEIRVMVVGDVMLDRKVKALIEEMGPTAPFAGVKDILEKADIALANLESPLAVGGKRLVKDVTFRGSPLAAEGIKWAGIDYVSLANNHALDYGSEALAETLASLDDLKIAHSGAGMNIEEAFRPAELEAAGNRVAVLAFTQIVPNGFMPDEKRAGVAFARPPFDPIIQEIKKARDDFDYVLVSYHFGMEYKDYPLAYQRTLAKLSIDSGADLVFAHHPHVIQGIETYKGKVIAYSLGDFVFDHFSRKTGEAFILDLMIDKAGTKSIEIIPVYLANNGSPAVVQGEEAEVILKRLSAISKGLGTEIIIKDSIGHIDKMEGDGEDI; encoded by the coding sequence ATGAAGAGGAACCTAACCTACCTCGTCGGAGTCGGCATCATCGCCGTAGCGGTGGCCGCCCTATTCATTTTGGTCCCTTGGCTCAGTCAAATATTTGAAGCCAAAGCCGTCTCAGATATTGCGGCCACCCCCTCGGGTCAGATGGAAACAGACGAAGAGGCACCCCAAAGGGATGAGATAAGAGTCATGGTCGTCGGAGACGTCATGCTCGATCGCAAGGTTAAAGCCCTGATCGAAGAGATGGGCCCAACTGCTCCCTTTGCCGGCGTCAAGGATATCCTTGAAAAGGCCGATATCGCCCTGGCAAACCTAGAGTCGCCCTTGGCGGTGGGCGGAAAAAGGCTGGTCAAGGACGTAACCTTCAGGGGCTCCCCCTTGGCGGCCGAGGGGATAAAGTGGGCCGGGATAGACTACGTATCGCTCGCCAACAATCATGCCCTCGACTACGGTAGTGAGGCCTTGGCCGAGACACTGGCCAGTTTGGACGATCTTAAGATCGCTCACTCCGGAGCCGGGATGAATATCGAAGAGGCTTTCAGACCGGCCGAACTCGAGGCGGCCGGAAACAGGGTCGCGGTCCTCGCCTTCACCCAGATAGTCCCAAACGGCTTCATGCCGGATGAGAAGAGAGCCGGAGTCGCTTTTGCCCGCCCCCCTTTTGATCCGATCATCCAGGAGATCAAGAAGGCAAGAGACGATTTTGACTACGTCTTAGTCTCTTATCACTTCGGCATGGAATACAAGGACTATCCCTTGGCCTACCAGAGAACCCTTGCCAAGCTCTCGATAGATTCCGGGGCCGATCTCGTCTTTGCCCATCACCCTCATGTCATCCAGGGCATAGAGACCTACAAGGGCAAGGTAATAGCCTATAGCCTAGGTGATTTCGTCTTTGATCACTTCAGCAGAAAGACGGGCGAGGCCTTCATCCTCGACCTTATGATCGATAAAGCGGGAACAAAGAGCATAGAGATAATCCCGGTCTACCTGGCAAATAACGGCTCTCCAGCCGTGGTCCAAGGCGAGGAGGCCGAGGTGATATTGAAGAGACTTTCGGCCATCTCCAAGGGGCTTGGAACCGAGATAATCATAAAGGATAGTATCGGCCATATCGATAAGATGGAGGGAGATGGTGAAGATATTTGA